A stretch of the Desulforamulus ferrireducens genome encodes the following:
- the nifU gene encoding Fe-S cluster assembly scaffold protein NifU → MYSEKVMDHFTNPRNVGEIENPDGAGQVGNPSCGDIMRITLKVEDNIIKDIKFKTFGCGAAVATSSMVTEMAMGKTIEEALKITNKAVAEALEGLPPAKMHCSNLAADALKAAIEDYLKKQNA, encoded by the coding sequence ATGTATTCTGAAAAGGTGATGGACCATTTCACCAACCCCCGTAACGTGGGAGAAATTGAAAATCCGGACGGAGCAGGTCAAGTTGGTAACCCCAGTTGTGGCGACATTATGAGAATTACCCTGAAGGTGGAAGACAATATTATTAAAGATATTAAGTTTAAAACCTTTGGTTGTGGTGCAGCGGTGGCCACCAGCAGCATGGTTACCGAAATGGCCATGGGTAAGACCATTGAGGAAGCTCTGAAAATCACCAATAAAGCTGTGGCTGAAGCATTAGAAGGACTACCTCCGGCCAAGATGCACTGTTCTAACCTGGCAGCGGATGCCTTAAAAGCAGCTATTGAAGACTATCTGAAAAAACAAAACGCGTAG
- a CDS encoding YtxH domain-containing protein — protein sequence MGFWRGIITGSLLGAAVSMFLKPQRKPERMIMNTTRQAGKRAQKMMKGMTRRVNEMIK from the coding sequence ATGGGTTTCTGGAGAGGAATCATTACAGGCAGTCTGCTGGGAGCGGCTGTTAGTATGTTTCTCAAGCCGCAAAGAAAGCCTGAGCGGATGATTATGAATACCACCCGGCAAGCTGGAAAAAGAGCTCAAAAAATGATGAAAGGTATGACCCGCAGGGTTAATGAAATGATCAAGTAA
- the trxA gene encoding thioredoxin — protein MVENILILDDDNFQETILNTKIPVLVDFWANWCGPCMMLAPEINRLAAELKGQIQVCKINVDDNRDTADRLGIISIPTLMVFKEGKEVERTTGFRKKEELLIMMQKHL, from the coding sequence ATGGTCGAAAACATACTGATCCTAGATGACGATAACTTCCAGGAAACTATTTTAAACACAAAAATTCCCGTATTAGTTGACTTTTGGGCTAACTGGTGTGGTCCCTGTATGATGCTGGCTCCCGAAATAAATAGGCTGGCAGCAGAGTTAAAGGGTCAGATACAAGTTTGTAAAATTAATGTTGATGACAATCGTGATACCGCCGATAGGTTGGGCATTATCAGTATTCCTACCCTGATGGTCTTTAAGGAAGGTAAGGAAGTAGAAAGGACTACAGGTTTTCGTAAAAAGGAAGAACTGTTAATCATGATGCAAAAGCATCTGTAA
- a CDS encoding stalk domain-containing protein gives MKRYILLLWLLLFSTGLLLPGAALANQGIAVSLNGLPVSFDVKPVLQNGRTLVPFRALAEALNVGVTWDSATQTIQAGNGSKSIIMQIGNQTANLNGTPVTLDVPPQIINGRTLVPLRFFSESFNCTVTWQQNTNEIVLLSPSKLEVIGFYALGDQKTSSWTNLFGTPFPEATRGNTDLVKTLALGWYSLDQEGNLLTKSTTGWQRPDSYEEVLAVAKDYQLKTQMVVHVTDDKLLLTNLLADDGAMAQAVANIAEEAKNYQGVNLNFEGLGLSEQGEQLTQVRESLVHFVILLAEKLKADKVELSLTIHAPNSAYRGYDYQRLGSLADEIIIMAYDYGSKPEPLPLVEQAIQQAKAVVPAEKLVLGISLPSETGESLITKVALAQRYQLKGIALWRLGLVTPEMWSALRSTISTTD, from the coding sequence ATGAAGCGTTACATTCTTTTGCTTTGGCTGCTGCTCTTTTCCACCGGTCTCTTACTGCCCGGCGCAGCCTTAGCCAACCAGGGCATTGCTGTCAGCTTAAATGGCTTACCTGTATCCTTTGATGTTAAGCCGGTGCTGCAAAATGGCCGCACCTTGGTTCCTTTTCGGGCTTTAGCCGAAGCTCTCAATGTTGGGGTAACCTGGGATAGTGCCACTCAGACCATCCAGGCTGGCAACGGTAGTAAGTCAATTATTATGCAAATTGGTAATCAAACAGCAAATCTCAACGGCACACCGGTAACCCTGGATGTACCGCCCCAAATCATTAATGGGCGCACCCTGGTTCCTCTGCGCTTTTTTAGTGAGAGCTTTAACTGCACCGTTACTTGGCAGCAAAATACCAATGAAATAGTGCTGCTCTCTCCCAGTAAGCTGGAGGTTATTGGTTTCTATGCCCTGGGAGATCAAAAAACCAGCAGTTGGACCAATCTTTTTGGCACACCCTTTCCCGAGGCAACCAGAGGTAATACTGATTTAGTAAAAACACTGGCCTTGGGCTGGTACAGTCTGGACCAAGAGGGTAATCTATTGACCAAAAGCACCACCGGTTGGCAAAGGCCCGACAGCTATGAAGAAGTTCTTGCTGTGGCCAAGGACTATCAATTAAAAACCCAAATGGTAGTTCACGTAACCGATGATAAATTGTTATTAACTAACCTGTTGGCGGACGATGGTGCCATGGCACAGGCAGTTGCTAATATAGCCGAGGAAGCTAAGAACTACCAGGGAGTGAACCTTAACTTCGAAGGCTTAGGTCTTTCCGAACAAGGAGAGCAATTAACCCAGGTGAGAGAAAGCCTGGTGCATTTTGTCATCCTGCTGGCGGAAAAATTAAAAGCAGACAAGGTGGAGCTCAGTTTGACTATCCATGCTCCTAACAGTGCCTACCGTGGCTATGATTATCAAAGGTTAGGTTCTTTGGCGGATGAAATTATTATCATGGCCTATGATTACGGCAGTAAACCCGAACCGCTGCCGTTAGTTGAGCAAGCTATTCAACAGGCTAAGGCAGTTGTGCCCGCGGAAAAACTAGTCCTGGGCATTTCTCTACCCAGTGAAACCGGGGAAAGCTTAATTACCAAGGTGGCCTTGGCTCAGCGTTATCAATTAAAGGGTATTGCCCTGTGGCGCTTGGGTTTGGTCACCCCGGAAATGTGGAGTGCACTGAGATCTACTATCTCAACAACTGATTAA
- the mnmA gene encoding tRNA 2-thiouridine(34) synthase MnmA → MSGGVDSSVTAALLQQQGYEVVGVTMQIWDPDVTVVDNDYVGCCSLTAVDDARRVADVLGIPYYVLNFRELFTEKVIQYFVDEYLQGRTPNPCIACNRFVKFEALLQKARQMGFDYIATGHYARLGYSEQYGRWTVRKALDERKDQTYVLYSFTQDQIAHTLMPLAEYTKEQVRQMAKEWGLPTHSKPESQEICFVHDNNYRNFLDERSQGGIQPGPFLDLQGKVIGQHKGVPFYTIGQRRGLGLATGERVYVVDINVENNTVTVGPEEAIWGTELLASDNNFILFEELTGPREVTAQVRYNSKPSPAVIEPLEKGMVKVTFKYPQRSITPGQAVVYYQDDYLVGGGTIEKAIKNYK, encoded by the coding sequence ATGAGCGGCGGGGTGGACAGTTCTGTCACCGCCGCCCTTTTACAGCAACAGGGATATGAGGTTGTCGGAGTAACCATGCAGATATGGGACCCGGACGTTACCGTGGTGGACAACGACTATGTTGGCTGCTGTTCCCTAACCGCCGTGGATGACGCCCGGCGGGTGGCGGATGTACTGGGTATACCCTATTATGTTCTTAACTTCCGTGAGCTGTTTACCGAAAAGGTAATCCAATATTTTGTGGATGAGTATTTGCAAGGACGTACGCCAAACCCCTGTATTGCCTGTAACCGCTTTGTCAAGTTTGAGGCATTATTGCAGAAAGCCAGACAAATGGGCTTTGATTACATTGCCACCGGTCACTATGCCCGACTGGGGTACAGTGAACAATATGGTCGCTGGACAGTACGGAAGGCTTTGGACGAGAGGAAAGACCAGACCTATGTACTGTACAGCTTTACCCAGGATCAAATTGCCCACACTCTAATGCCTCTGGCTGAATATACCAAGGAGCAGGTGCGGCAAATGGCCAAGGAGTGGGGGTTACCCACCCACTCAAAACCAGAAAGCCAAGAGATTTGCTTTGTGCACGATAACAATTATCGTAATTTCTTGGACGAGCGTTCCCAGGGCGGTATTCAGCCCGGTCCCTTTCTGGATTTGCAGGGCAAGGTGATAGGCCAGCACAAAGGAGTTCCCTTTTATACCATTGGCCAGCGTCGTGGTTTGGGTTTGGCCACCGGGGAACGGGTTTATGTGGTGGATATTAATGTGGAGAATAATACAGTAACCGTAGGGCCGGAAGAGGCCATTTGGGGTACTGAACTTTTGGCCTCGGACAATAATTTTATTCTCTTTGAGGAACTAACAGGACCTAGAGAAGTGACAGCCCAGGTCCGTTATAACAGTAAGCCTTCCCCGGCGGTGATTGAGCCCTTAGAAAAGGGAATGGTTAAGGTTACCTTCAAGTATCCCCAACGTTCCATCACACCGGGACAAGCGGTGGTGTATTACCAGGACGACTACCTGGTGGGCGGGGGAACCATTGAAAAAGCTATTAAGAATTATAAGTAG
- a CDS encoding HAD family hydrolase produces the protein MLKTILFDLDGTLLPMDLDLFLAKYFGGLSKSCSHIIEPQVLQKNLWAATEAMIRDSRPDKTNQEVFWEDFVPRFDLTEEELMPIFEKFYDNSFGELISCTNPTPLSREVCETLVAKGYQLVLATNPIFPDVATSQRMAWAGIKDIPWALVTTYENCHFCKPNPNYYREILERIGAKPEETLMVGNDTLEDLVAGKLGIKTYLVTDYLINHGSSDYKTDFEGRLEDFVKFAKALPKVKE, from the coding sequence ATGTTGAAAACCATCCTGTTTGACTTGGACGGTACCCTGCTGCCCATGGACCTCGATCTTTTTCTAGCTAAATACTTTGGCGGATTATCCAAATCTTGCTCACACATAATTGAGCCGCAGGTGTTGCAGAAAAATCTTTGGGCGGCCACTGAAGCCATGATCAGAGATAGCCGTCCGGACAAGACCAACCAAGAAGTATTTTGGGAAGATTTTGTTCCCCGTTTTGATCTAACTGAGGAAGAACTAATGCCTATTTTTGAGAAGTTTTACGACAATAGCTTTGGTGAGCTGATTAGTTGTACCAACCCCACTCCTCTTTCCAGGGAAGTGTGTGAAACACTGGTGGCCAAGGGCTATCAGTTGGTGCTGGCTACCAATCCCATTTTTCCCGACGTAGCCACTTCCCAGCGCATGGCCTGGGCCGGCATTAAAGATATCCCCTGGGCATTGGTGACCACCTACGAAAACTGTCACTTTTGTAAACCCAACCCTAATTATTACCGGGAAATATTAGAAAGAATCGGCGCCAAACCGGAGGAAACACTGATGGTGGGTAACGATACCCTCGAGGACCTGGTGGCAGGGAAATTGGGCATTAAAACCTATCTAGTTACCGACTACTTGATTAATCATGGAAGCTCTGATTACAAGACAGATTTTGAGGGCAGACTGGAGGACTTCGTTAAGTTTGCCAAAGCTCTTCCCAAGGTCAAGGAATAA
- the aspS gene encoding aspartate--tRNA ligase → MSESMHGLRRTLYCGELRKDHVGQEVVLMGWVQRRRDHGGLIFVDLRDRSGMTQVVFSPEVAQEAFNKAEGVRNEYVLAVTGKVKTRPAGSENPNMATGEIEVYAHSLRILNRAKTPPFYIEDRIDVDENIRLRYRYLDLRRPEMQRSLMLRHKASKSIRDFLDNHGFLEIETPMLTKSTPEGARDYLVPSRVNPGKFYALPQSPQLFKQILMLAGMERYFQIVRCFRDEDLRADRQPEFTQIDLEMSFVDADDVMGLMEKMIAQVCKETMGLEIPLPMPRLSYQEAMDRFGSDKPDTRFGLELRDITSIAAQCGFKVFNSTAASGGQVKGINAKGCATFSRKEIDDLTAFAAVYKAKGLAYMMINEDGSVKSPIAKFFTPEELEAIKDKLEAQPCDLLLFVADTPSVVAASLGALRVHLAERLNLIPEGMWNFLWVTDFPLLEFDPESGRYFAMHHPFTSPVEEDIPLLETDPGKVRARAYDMVLNGVEVGGGSIRIHRRDVQEMMFKALGMSIEEAKEKFGFMLEAFEYGAPPHGGIAFGFDRLVMLLAGKDSIRDVIAFPKTASATCLMTQAPDVVDPAQLAELHIRSTVIQKTNQVK, encoded by the coding sequence TTGTCCGAGTCAATGCATGGTTTACGCCGAACCTTATACTGTGGCGAATTAAGAAAAGATCATGTCGGCCAAGAAGTGGTCCTAATGGGTTGGGTACAAAGACGCCGGGACCACGGTGGCCTAATTTTCGTGGATTTAAGAGATCGCTCTGGCATGACCCAGGTGGTATTTAGCCCAGAGGTTGCTCAAGAGGCTTTTAACAAGGCTGAAGGGGTAAGAAATGAATATGTTTTGGCGGTAACAGGTAAAGTCAAGACACGTCCCGCCGGTTCTGAAAATCCAAACATGGCCACCGGGGAAATTGAAGTGTACGCCCATAGCCTGAGAATTTTAAACCGGGCCAAGACCCCACCCTTTTATATTGAAGATAGAATTGATGTGGATGAAAACATCCGCCTGCGCTATCGTTATCTGGACTTACGCCGTCCGGAAATGCAGCGTTCTCTAATGCTCCGTCATAAAGCATCCAAAAGCATACGTGATTTCTTAGATAACCATGGTTTCCTGGAGATTGAGACTCCCATGTTGACCAAGAGTACCCCGGAGGGGGCCAGGGACTATCTGGTGCCCAGTCGAGTCAACCCCGGTAAATTTTATGCTTTGCCCCAGTCTCCTCAGTTGTTTAAGCAAATATTAATGTTAGCAGGTATGGAACGCTATTTCCAAATTGTACGCTGCTTCCGTGATGAGGATCTACGGGCCGACCGTCAACCGGAGTTTACCCAAATAGACTTAGAAATGTCCTTTGTGGATGCAGATGATGTCATGGGTTTAATGGAAAAAATGATTGCCCAGGTCTGCAAAGAAACCATGGGTCTGGAAATACCTTTACCCATGCCTCGCCTGTCCTACCAGGAGGCCATGGATCGCTTTGGTTCCGATAAACCGGACACCCGTTTTGGTCTGGAACTGCGGGATATCACTTCCATTGCTGCTCAGTGTGGTTTTAAAGTCTTCAACAGCACAGCAGCATCCGGCGGCCAAGTGAAGGGTATCAACGCTAAAGGCTGTGCCACCTTCTCCCGCAAAGAAATTGATGATCTAACTGCCTTTGCGGCTGTTTACAAAGCCAAAGGGTTAGCCTACATGATGATTAATGAAGATGGCTCGGTGAAATCTCCCATTGCCAAATTCTTTACTCCCGAGGAATTAGAAGCCATCAAGGATAAATTAGAGGCTCAGCCCTGCGACTTGCTGCTCTTTGTGGCTGATACACCCTCTGTGGTGGCGGCTTCTCTGGGAGCTCTGCGTGTACACCTGGCTGAACGTCTAAACCTGATTCCAGAGGGCATGTGGAATTTCCTCTGGGTAACCGATTTCCCACTGTTGGAGTTTGATCCGGAATCTGGCCGTTATTTTGCCATGCACCACCCCTTCACCTCACCGGTGGAGGAAGATATTCCGTTGTTAGAAACCGATCCTGGTAAGGTACGGGCCAGGGCCTATGATATGGTGCTTAACGGTGTGGAAGTAGGCGGCGGTAGTATTCGTATTCACCGCCGGGATGTCCAGGAAATGATGTTTAAGGCGTTGGGTATGAGTATTGAGGAAGCAAAAGAAAAGTTTGGTTTTATGCTGGAAGCCTTTGAATATGGCGCACCTCCCCACGGAGGTATTGCCTTTGGCTTTGACCGCTTGGTGATGCTGCTGGCAGGTAAGGATAGCATCCGTGATGTCATTGCCTTCCCCAAAACCGCCAGTGCCACCTGCTTAATGACCCAAGCACCGGATGTGGTGGACCCCGCTCAATTAGCAGAATTGCATATCCGCAGTACCGTGATACAGAAGACCAATCAGGTTAAATAG
- a CDS encoding helix-turn-helix transcriptional regulator → MKNRLRELRNQFNITQEQLADKVAVSRQTIISIENGKYNPSLILAYKIAKVFSCSIEEVFDFSEVE, encoded by the coding sequence GTGAAAAACCGTTTAAGGGAATTAAGAAATCAATTTAATATTACCCAGGAACAACTGGCCGACAAAGTGGCTGTTTCCCGTCAAACCATTATTTCGATTGAAAATGGCAAATACAATCCCTCACTCATCTTAGCCTATAAAATTGCCAAAGTGTTTTCCTGTAGTATTGAAGAAGTTTTTGATTTTTCGGAGGTGGAATAA
- a CDS encoding DUF896 domain-containing protein: MIIIITKELIDKINALARKQRTEGLTPEEKEEQHKLRQQYLAGIRGQVVDALSRIKYVEDEPDHNSTGCGCGCGCGSKHHGAKGHTH; encoded by the coding sequence GTGATAATCATTATTACGAAAGAATTGATTGATAAAATCAATGCCTTGGCCCGTAAGCAAAGAACCGAAGGCTTAACCCCCGAAGAAAAGGAAGAGCAACATAAACTGCGTCAGCAGTATTTAGCGGGCATTAGGGGACAAGTTGTCGATGCCTTGTCCAGGATTAAGTATGTGGAAGATGAACCAGATCATAATTCAACAGGTTGTGGCTGTGGCTGCGGGTGCGGTAGCAAGCATCACGGTGCCAAAGGTCATACCCATTAA
- the nifS gene encoding cysteine desulfurase NifS, protein MRKVYFDHSATTPVDPAVVEEMLKYLTEHYGNPSSIHAFGREARKAVEKARQQVATAIGASSVGEICFTGSGTEADNMAIRGVAYANRQKGNHIITSAAEHSAVLNCCKQLEREGFAVTVLPLDEYGRVTAQQVADAITDKTILITIMHANNEIGTIMPIREISEVARANKIIFHTDAVQSVGKIPVNVDELGVDLLTLSGHKIYGPKGVGAMYIRKGTFWQPILYGGGQERRRRPGTENVAAIVGLGKAIELAVQNMHAEAERLSKYRDRIIKEVLEKIPNTILTGHPEQRLPGHVSFCFRFIEGESMLLMLDMKGIAISSGSACTSGSLEPSHVLTAIGLSKEVAHGSLRLTMGKINTEEDVEYFLEVLPPIIERLRAMSPLSEGCNPCACSTCTVHDEDHHHHGEFDEDEY, encoded by the coding sequence ATGAGAAAAGTTTATTTTGACCATTCGGCAACAACTCCGGTGGATCCCGCCGTTGTCGAGGAAATGCTAAAATACTTAACTGAACATTATGGCAATCCCTCCAGCATTCATGCCTTTGGTAGAGAAGCCCGCAAAGCGGTGGAGAAGGCTAGACAACAGGTAGCCACGGCTATTGGTGCCTCCAGTGTGGGCGAAATTTGCTTTACCGGTAGCGGCACCGAAGCAGATAACATGGCTATCCGTGGGGTTGCCTATGCTAACCGTCAAAAGGGCAATCATATCATTACCTCTGCAGCAGAACACAGCGCGGTCTTAAACTGCTGTAAGCAGTTGGAGCGGGAAGGCTTTGCCGTCACTGTTTTACCATTGGATGAATATGGACGAGTTACTGCCCAACAGGTAGCTGATGCCATTACTGATAAGACCATCTTAATTACTATTATGCACGCCAATAATGAAATTGGCACCATTATGCCCATCCGGGAAATTTCTGAGGTGGCCCGGGCCAATAAGATAATTTTTCATACCGATGCGGTGCAAAGTGTGGGCAAGATCCCGGTTAATGTTGATGAACTAGGTGTGGATCTGTTGACCCTCTCAGGCCATAAAATCTATGGTCCCAAGGGTGTGGGGGCCATGTATATCCGCAAAGGAACCTTCTGGCAGCCAATTCTCTATGGTGGTGGCCAGGAACGCCGCCGCCGGCCGGGCACTGAGAATGTGGCCGCCATTGTGGGTTTAGGTAAAGCCATTGAATTGGCTGTCCAAAATATGCACGCTGAGGCCGAACGTCTGAGCAAATACCGTGATCGTATCATTAAAGAGGTTCTGGAGAAAATCCCTAACACCATTCTCACAGGTCATCCTGAGCAGCGTTTACCCGGTCATGTTAGTTTTTGCTTCCGCTTTATTGAGGGTGAATCTATGCTGCTGATGCTGGATATGAAGGGCATAGCCATCTCCAGTGGGTCAGCCTGTACTTCCGGTTCTTTGGAACCTTCCCATGTCTTAACAGCCATTGGTTTGAGTAAAGAAGTAGCCCATGGCTCTTTGCGCCTTACCATGGGTAAGATTAATACCGAAGAAGATGTTGAGTATTTCTTGGAAGTTCTGCCTCCTATTATAGAGAGATTAAGGGCCATGTCCCCCTTAAGCGAAGGATGCAATCCCTGTGCTTGCAGCACTTGTACAGTGCATGATGAGGACCATCATCACCACGGGGAATTTGACGAGGATGAATATTAA
- a CDS encoding tRNA threonylcarbamoyladenosine dehydratase, with protein MTKHRFARTEMLIGEEGLAKLRAAKVIVFGVGGVGSYTVEALARAGIGELTLVDFDTVDITNINRQLHALDNTVGQYKVDLMAARIKNINPEARVNPIRAFYSPQNGDELLNTDYSYVVDAIDNVTGKLDIIKRCYFQGIPIISSMGAGNKLDPAAFRVADISETSVDPLARVIRRELRKASIEKGVKVVFSLEPPITPRKQMPKVEEGKSLAPGSISFVPAAAGLVLAGAVVRDLL; from the coding sequence GTGACTAAGCATCGATTTGCCAGGACAGAGATGTTAATTGGTGAGGAAGGGCTGGCCAAGCTCCGGGCTGCCAAAGTAATTGTTTTTGGTGTGGGGGGCGTTGGCTCTTATACCGTAGAGGCCTTAGCCCGGGCAGGCATTGGTGAGCTGACATTAGTGGACTTTGATACGGTGGATATCACTAATATAAACCGTCAATTGCATGCCCTGGACAATACTGTTGGCCAATACAAAGTGGATTTAATGGCAGCAAGGATAAAGAATATTAATCCTGAGGCCAGAGTTAATCCCATTAGGGCCTTCTACTCGCCGCAAAATGGGGATGAACTGCTCAACACCGATTATTCCTATGTGGTGGATGCCATTGATAATGTAACGGGTAAACTGGATATTATTAAAAGGTGCTACTTCCAGGGCATACCTATTATCTCCAGCATGGGGGCGGGCAATAAATTGGACCCTGCTGCCTTTCGGGTGGCAGACATCTCGGAAACCTCGGTGGACCCCCTGGCCAGAGTTATTCGCCGGGAACTAAGGAAAGCTTCCATTGAAAAAGGGGTTAAAGTAGTTTTCTCACTGGAACCTCCCATTACTCCCAGGAAACAAATGCCTAAGGTGGAGGAGGGGAAATCTCTGGCTCCTGGCAGTATCTCCTTTGTTCCTGCTGCAGCGGGACTGGTATTGGCAGGAGCAGTGGTAAGGGATTTGCTTTAA
- a CDS encoding RrF2 family transcriptional regulator translates to MRLSTKGHYGLKAMFDLAMHYGSEPIPLKVIAERQGISEHYLEQLIAVLRKIGLVKSVRGAQGGYILAKPPAQIKVGDVVRALEGPIAPLDCVSELEPTACEKEHYCISRDIWARVRDSIAEVLDSITLEDMCRDAAKTAQTTRVESEIT, encoded by the coding sequence TTGCGGTTGTCCACAAAGGGACATTATGGCCTCAAGGCAATGTTTGATCTGGCCATGCATTATGGGTCTGAGCCCATTCCCCTCAAGGTGATAGCAGAGAGGCAAGGGATATCCGAGCACTACCTGGAACAACTAATTGCCGTTTTAAGAAAGATTGGCTTGGTGAAAAGTGTGCGGGGAGCTCAGGGAGGTTACATCCTGGCCAAGCCACCTGCACAGATTAAGGTGGGGGATGTGGTACGTGCCTTGGAGGGACCCATTGCCCCCTTGGATTGTGTCAGTGAGTTAGAACCAACCGCCTGTGAGAAGGAACACTACTGTATTTCCAGGGATATCTGGGCCAGGGTGAGGGATAGTATTGCAGAGGTGCTGGACTCCATTACACTGGAAGATATGTGCCGAGATGCGGCGAAAACAGCCCAAACTACTAGGGTAGAGTCAGAGATAACTTAA
- the hisS gene encoding histidine--tRNA ligase, which yields MLTTRPRGTNDILPGEVEKWQYVEQLAREVCREYGYGELRTPIFEHTELFSRGVGETTDIVEKEMYTFTDRGERSITLRPEGTAAAVRAYLDNKLQALPQPVKLYYMGPMFRYDRPQAGRYRQFHQFGVEVFGSHSPSIDAEVIAMAMDIYRRIGLRDLELHINSVGCPKCRPGLRQRLQEHFKPHLAKLCPNCQGRFERNPLRILDCKNESCQELGRHAPTTLDVLCEECETHFNQVKGYLDTVGVPYIVNNRLVRGLDYYTHTAFEIMAQDIGAQSSIGGGGRYNGLMEACGGPATPGIGFALGLERILLTAERQGITFPVSRGPAVFVATVGSELEKQAFALLQSLRQQGIAAEKDYLARSLKAQMKYAGKLGARWVVILGEEELARGVAMVRDMQAGEQQEVGLAELVNYIRNTTNNNQCRGL from the coding sequence GTGTTAACGACCAGACCCAGAGGTACCAATGATATCTTACCTGGGGAAGTGGAAAAGTGGCAATATGTTGAGCAGCTTGCCCGGGAAGTGTGCCGGGAATACGGCTATGGGGAGCTGCGTACGCCCATCTTTGAACACACTGAGCTATTCTCCCGAGGTGTGGGGGAGACCACTGATATAGTTGAAAAAGAGATGTACACCTTCACCGACAGAGGCGAACGCAGTATTACCCTAAGACCTGAAGGTACCGCTGCCGCCGTGCGGGCCTATTTGGATAACAAATTACAGGCACTACCCCAACCGGTGAAATTATATTACATGGGCCCCATGTTTCGTTACGATAGACCCCAGGCCGGACGTTACCGGCAGTTTCACCAGTTTGGTGTGGAGGTTTTTGGTTCCCATAGCCCCTCTATAGATGCAGAAGTCATTGCCATGGCTATGGATATTTACCGGCGCATTGGGCTAAGGGACTTGGAACTGCACATTAACAGCGTGGGTTGTCCCAAGTGCCGTCCAGGTCTGCGCCAGCGTCTGCAGGAACACTTTAAACCCCACCTGGCTAAACTCTGCCCCAATTGCCAGGGAAGGTTTGAGCGGAATCCGCTGCGTATTTTGGATTGCAAAAATGAAAGCTGTCAGGAACTGGGCCGTCATGCTCCCACCACCTTGGATGTCCTGTGTGAGGAATGTGAAACTCATTTCAATCAAGTTAAAGGTTACCTGGATACAGTGGGTGTCCCCTATATTGTCAATAACCGTTTGGTCAGGGGTTTGGATTATTATACTCACACCGCCTTTGAAATCATGGCCCAGGATATCGGTGCCCAAAGTTCCATTGGCGGCGGTGGCCGCTATAACGGCTTGATGGAAGCCTGTGGTGGTCCGGCAACACCGGGTATTGGTTTCGCACTGGGCTTGGAACGAATCTTACTGACGGCAGAACGCCAGGGTATCACCTTCCCGGTTAGCCGTGGACCGGCGGTTTTTGTGGCCACCGTTGGCAGCGAGCTGGAAAAACAGGCTTTTGCCCTGTTACAAAGCCTACGTCAACAGGGAATTGCTGCCGAGAAGGATTACCTGGCCCGTAGCCTCAAGGCACAGATGAAGTATGCCGGTAAACTAGGTGCTCGCTGGGTAGTTATTCTTGGGGAAGAAGAATTGGCCCGGGGGGTAGCTATGGTCAGGGATATGCAAGCCGGCGAACAGCAAGAAGTGGGATTGGCTGAATTGGTAAATTATATTAGAAATACTACTAACAATAATCAATGCAGGGGGTTATAA